From one Pseudomonadota bacterium genomic stretch:
- a CDS encoding type II toxin-antitoxin system RelE/ParE family toxin: protein MSRVVTFYTTVSGNCPIKEFLDSLPAKAAQKVTWVLSLLEDLDIVPSSYFKKLVGTEEIWECRIQSGSNTYRIFCFFLGNSVVVLTHGLVKKSQKTPKQEIEKAETYRKDFLKRRMKP, encoded by the coding sequence GTGAGCAGAGTTGTTACATTCTATACAACGGTTAGTGGAAACTGCCCGATAAAGGAGTTTCTTGATTCATTGCCGGCAAAAGCTGCACAGAAAGTAACATGGGTTTTGAGTCTGTTAGAGGATTTGGATATTGTACCTTCTTCATATTTCAAAAAACTTGTCGGTACTGAAGAGATATGGGAATGCAGAATTCAATCCGGTTCAAACACATATCGCATATTCTGTTTTTTTCTCGGTAACTCCGTAGTCGTTCTTACACACGGACTGGTAAAGAAAAGTCAGAAAACACCGAAACAGGAGATAGAAAAGGCAGAGACATACAGGAAAGATTTCTTAAAGAGGAGGATGAAACCATGA
- a CDS encoding hotdog fold thioesterase, whose amino-acid sequence MQEHLNIVRKQFDKDNYAKSMGIVLDTLTDETITMHMQLRDDMLNMYNCPHGAVIYSLADAAFSVLGNNKNNISVGLDCSITYHASPDPGTILVVEGKTLSHSRRTASFLFNVYMEKEGIRTLVATMKSVSYRTGKPIDPRIEQ is encoded by the coding sequence GTGCAGGAACATCTCAATATTGTAAGGAAGCAGTTCGACAAAGACAATTATGCAAAATCCATGGGAATTGTCCTTGATACACTTACAGATGAAACAATTACAATGCATATGCAGTTGCGTGATGATATGCTCAACATGTACAACTGCCCGCATGGTGCAGTTATTTATTCTCTTGCTGATGCTGCATTTTCGGTATTAGGAAATAACAAAAACAACATTTCTGTTGGCCTGGACTGTTCGATTACCTACCACGCAAGTCCTGATCCGGGAACGATACTTGTTGTTGAAGGAAAAACACTATCGCATAGCAGAAGGACAGCTTCTTTTTTATTTAACGTCTATATGGAAAAGGAAGGAATTAGAACATTGGTTGCAACTATGAAAAGCGTATCATACAGAACCGGAAAGCCAATTGATCCCAGAATAGAACAATAG
- a CDS encoding nuclease-related domain-containing protein → MKEIYMSNYLRDTLIKHNRAIGVTGLAAVAAAGAGIALNMPAIGIVPMIAGAIITNNHLRKRSICKTGIEGEDTLRTYLKNILSDEYTVLYNVPVEHGDIDCLVIGPKGLYAIEVKNHKGIITYTNNTWRQIKRGRKGNSYIGKLNNPSMQLIGNIKWLKGYLGRYDIKPWINGLIVFTHPEAILSIDNLPIVKAIKLEDLKDVFLEKDTLSPIIQQSTETHLLQLMAA, encoded by the coding sequence ATGAAAGAGATATATATGTCAAATTATTTGAGGGATACCCTCATAAAGCATAACAGGGCCATAGGGGTTACAGGCCTTGCAGCAGTTGCCGCAGCAGGTGCAGGTATTGCACTTAATATGCCGGCAATAGGTATAGTACCCATGATAGCAGGGGCAATAATAACAAATAACCATTTAAGGAAACGTTCAATCTGTAAAACAGGCATTGAAGGAGAAGATACGTTGAGGACATACCTTAAGAACATCCTCTCCGATGAATATACTGTTCTTTATAATGTCCCCGTAGAACATGGAGACATTGACTGCCTTGTAATAGGGCCAAAAGGTTTATATGCCATAGAGGTAAAGAACCATAAGGGCATAATCACCTATACGAATAATACATGGAGGCAGATTAAAAGGGGAAGGAAGGGCAACTCCTATATCGGTAAGTTAAACAATCCCTCCATGCAGCTTATAGGAAATATCAAATGGCTTAAAGGATACCTTGGAAGATACGATATAAAACCCTGGATCAACGGACTTATAGTCTTCACACATCCGGAGGCAATACTCTCCATAGACAACCTGCCAATCGTAAAAGCCATAAAACTGGAAGACCTAAAAGATGTTTTCCTTGAGAAAGATACCTTGTCCCCCATAATACAGCAATCCACAGAAACCCATCTTCTACAACTCATGGCGGCATAA
- a CDS encoding helix-turn-helix transcriptional regulator codes for MSDLKQYIDQRKKIDKEFAEGYKEGYEQFKIGVILRQARESAGLTQEELALRLNTRKTAISRIDNHAEDIKLSTLERFAAALGKQLRLQIS; via the coding sequence ATGAGCGATCTTAAGCAATATATTGATCAGAGAAAAAAAATAGATAAGGAATTTGCCGAAGGTTACAAAGAAGGCTATGAACAGTTTAAAATCGGGGTAATTCTTCGTCAGGCTCGTGAGTCAGCAGGCTTAACGCAGGAAGAGCTGGCTCTCAGGCTCAACACCCGAAAAACCGCAATTTCGAGAATCGACAACCATGCAGAAGACATCAAGCTATCAACCCTGGAGCGTTTTGCAGCAGCACTCGGGAAGCAATTACGTTTACAGATTTCTTAA